One Mya arenaria isolate MELC-2E11 chromosome 7, ASM2691426v1 genomic window carries:
- the LOC128241346 gene encoding uncharacterized protein LOC128241346, with product MWTYVHDQNKRVDSKVIAVEDRVNALEYNLATTQSELDQVRNDEIKTRDELIYVKSQSMRNNLVFGNIPEVRAEYWAESETKLRDFIVNKLKIAQNIVDDIQFERVHRMGDFYPDSRYPRKLVVKFFSFKDREIVRRQRENLHDTEYFLHEQFPPEISARRRAHMPALKAAKRQGKRTWLSYDRLYIDGKPVYTDQQRGGSEVAGTGSRTGNARTTAT from the coding sequence ATGTGGACTTATGTGCATGACCAAAATAAAAGGGTGGACTCTAAAGTTATTGCCGTTGAGGACCGTGTAAACGCGCTGGAATATAACCTAGCAACAACACAAAGTGAACTTGATCAAGTTCGTAATGATGAGATAAAAACCAGAGACGAACTCATTTATGTAAAATCGCAATCGATGCGTAACAACTTGGTGTTTGGCAACATTCCGGAAGTACGGGCTGAATATTGGGCCGAGAGTGAAACCAAACTGCGCGATTTCATAGTAAACAAACTGAAAATTGCACAGAACATTGTTGATGATATACAATTTGAGCGCGTGCACAGAATGGGCGATTTCTACCCGGACAGCAGGTACCCCCGGAAGTTGGTGGTCAAGTTCTTCAGCTTTAAGGACCGCGAGATCGTGCGACGTCAACGCGAAAATCTGCATGACACTGAATATTTCTTGCATGAGCAATTCCCCCCTGAGATTTCCGCTCGTCGTCGTGCGCACATGCCAGCACTGAAGGCCGCCAAACGCCAGGGTAAACGTACATGGCTTTCCTACGATAGACTTTATATTGATGGCAAGCCAGTTTACACCGACCAGCAGCGTGGTGGGTCAGAGGTCGCCGGCACCGGAAGTAGGACTGGTAACGCTAGAACTACTGCAACTTAG